ACTCTCTACAAGAAATTGTAGATGCAGAGGTGttgggaagagcagagggaatGCTGCTCCTGTCTGTTACAGCAGGATGGGCCTGTTGTGCTATTGGGGTTTTTGGACATTTAAATGCAACTGTCTGCACTTGCTCATCTGTCATGTCTGGAAGGTGGGTGAGAATACCCCCCaagccctggcagctctgcaaagaCTGTCTCCAGACCACAGAAGGGAAGAGATCTGGCTCTTCCTCTTGAGACTCGAGCTGTTAGAAAGGCACTGTTCCCTTTTAATCCCTTGTTCCCAGTCACGCATGTGCACAGGCACAACCTGCTGCCTAAGCAGTGAACTTTGGGCTGTTGCCTCCTCAGGAGTTCATCTGTGGGCAGAGACCAGTTAACTCTTAGCAGGAAGGGAAACacaactgggttttttttaaagggggaTGAAAAAGAAGGGGGATTGGAGCCTGAATAATTTCACTTGTTGTGACTGTCTTTATCGACGTTTGTAGAGGGTTGTTTGTGCTCCTGCATCATTTCCAGCACTCCCACCTCCTCCAGTGCCACCTTCAGATACACTGGGATCTCTCCAGGGTTTTTCAAAGCCAGCAGCAGTCTGTCATCACCATGTTCTGAGAGGAGGGCTTTGTGCATCTGGGGTTTGTGGGAAGGGAATGCTAAATTTTCTGCTGTGACgattggtttgtttgttttcttttctcctcctctcagGGCATCTTCATCAAGGATTCAAACTCCCTGGCCTATTACAACATGACCAGTGGCTCCCTCATTCACCTGGCACTCAAagaaagaggaggcagaaagaAATAGGGACCACAGAGCCCCAAGATGTCCCGTGGCTGCCCTGACACCTCTGTAACCCCAACCCTTTGAATCCTCCTGCCTGTTTTAGGGGCTCTGGTGCCTGCCTGCCAGTTGTAGTATGAAAAGAGAGACTGTGAGCCCTGTGTTGGGGGGCTGGTGAGAGGGGCAAGCTGCTGGAGCCCCAAGATGTGTCCGTGTAGTGAGCTAGTGTGTAGGTGCTACAGGCAATGGATGTTTTGCTCAAGTGCTGTGCCTCCTAGAATTCCCTCACAAAGCAGCATTGAGGTCATGCCCATCTTAGTCTAGATCCATCTTGGAGGAATTGTCTGCCTACAGCTGCTTCATTTAACCTGTTTCTAATTGAAACCACCTTCCTTCTCAACACACTTATTaagctcctttttctttctctctccagtTTATTTGCTGGAGCCCCTTGTGCTGACCCTGACTTGGaaattttctcctccctctgtgcGGGTGTTTGTGGCTGTTGCCCAGCTGTGTGTGCACCAAGCAGcctcaagctgctgctgcacaacTTGGGATTTGTTGCAATAAACACCCCGTGGTGCAGGGTCCTGTCTGTGGCAGCTCTGTTCCCTGGGGGCTTGGGGATCTTGGATGAAGGTGGCTCGGGTGGGCTGTGGGGAAACACACTGGGATTTTGTAATTAAGCATTTTATCCCAGGAGATGCCTCTGTATCCTAGGAAAGGCTTCAAGAAAAGGGGTTCATTAACATTCCTGTAGTTACTCCTGAATGTACCACATGTGCATATGAgtggggagagggggcagaAAGAGCAGTTGGAACTTGAACATTTCATTAGCAGATGTTTTACCCTTTGTATCCTGCAGCTGGCACTTCTTGGCTCTGAAGAGCAGCCGGGTCTGGAAAATGTTATTCCTGTGCCTCCcatcagggctgtgctgcagtttgATACAAACAGCACAGAGCATAAAGTTAATCAACACCCAGATAATTGGGCGCCAAGGAAGAGGAGGTTGTCTGTGAGTTGAGGATGATCCCAAGCCATggatttctaattatttttagtgCTGGTCAAACACTACAGGAACATCCTGTTTACCTTTATTCTGTGCTTTGGGTTCAGAGGGAtttgggaggagggaagagctggtgtCCTGCCTggtcctgctcctctccagtgGGAGGAAGCCCCATGGCTGTAGGGAAGGGGCCTGGCACTTGCCCAGCCCAGGTGGCTGGTGGTCCCCTGGctgtggtggcagctgctgtcTGACATGTCCACGTGGCTGTGAGTGGTGCTGGGGTGCAGGAAGGTGTGATGACGGCTTCCCcgttgcttttaaaaactagaCAATAGGTACAAGCTCAAAGACGACAAAATGGGGGGTTTCCAgagctgattttaaaaaaaaccacaactgccCAGAAAGCTCTGAAATGGAGAAGTCATGTTTTACATCCGGCACAGGGCACAGCTGtgacagggctgtgctgagggtcACCCAGCTGTTCTCCTCCAGCTGTGCTCGGTGGCACAAGCCACCGCAGTCCCTGGGGAGCTCCTGATCCAGCATGTGTCCCCTCCCCGCTGGCTGTGCCGCTGCTGAGGTGACACTCTGGGCCAAGGCCTTTCCCAGCCCAGCGGGTGCTGCGGCAGGAAAGCTCccccctggcagcagccccgtggagccctgccagcccctctgtccccagagcacTGATAACCCGGTGCTGGTGGCACAGCCGCCGCTATCGCAGCCTCCCACTCCCGCGGGGAGAACCCGCTGGCTGCTGGAAAGCGCTGGAAGTAGGTTGAGTTGTTGCCGACTTTAATGAGCTCTGGTCCTTCCCTCAGTCCCTTGGCACTTCACCCAGCACCTCGTATGCCTGGGCTCCCATAAGCTCCATCCACGCTGGTCCAGAGAGAGGACTGAGCTCTGAGGAGCaacaggagctgggaaggaacTTGCTACGGACGGATGCTTCGCTCATGGCAGGTCCCAGCAGGTCCTGGACCCAGCACTGTCACCCCATTGCTTATTGATccttttgtgctttatttttagacAAGTTGGGCCAGTTTTACCTGTCTGGGCTGAAGGTGATGAGGCTGTTGGTGGATGGAGAACCTCTGAACGTAGCAGTAGTGGTCtggctgtgaggagctgggatcATGGAATCTCAGGGTGGATTGGGTGGGAAGGAcacattaaagatcatctagtccaacccctctgcagtgatcaggaacacctcccactagaccaggttgctccatccagtctggcctggaatctttccagggatggggcatctaccacctctctgggcaacccagaCCAGTCACGGAAAAGCATTTCTtagtatccaatctaaatcttcccttcttccagtttaaagccatttcccctcatcccatccctccctgcccttgtcccaagcccctccccagctttcctggagccccttcaggcactggaaggtgctctcaggtctccctggagccttctcttctccaggctgaacaccccaactctcccagcctggctccagagcagagctgctccagccctcccatcatctccgtggcctcctctggcctctctccaacagctccttgtccttcctgtgttggggaccccagccctgcagggggtctgagcagaggggacaatcccctcccgGGCCCTGCTGGTCACGGGTGGTTTCTGGCCTCCAGCGCACGGTGGCCAGGGCTGTGGACACCGGGGGTTGCCCCTGCCCTTGGGGGGGCCTCAGGAGGTTCCCAAGGCCCCACCTCTCCATCCTGTCCCGCTGCTCCGGCCTGGGGCAGCGCAGGTTCGGAGCGGGCTTGTGCAGGGACTCCCGGGTGTGCCTGAGGCCTCCGAggagccccctccccggctGGGGCAGCGTCGCCCCGCCACGGGCACGGCTGCCTCGTGTTCCCAGCGCAGCCCCAACTCGGCGCCCGCGCTGGCCCAGCACCCCTGCGCTCCCAGTGCCTCCCAGTGCCTCCCAGTAcctcccagttcccccagcaCCCCCGCACCGCTCCCCAACCGGCCCCTCCCGCTCCCCTCCCCGCTGCCCCGTTTGACGgacagctccctgccagcacctcaACCAATCACCTCCAGGGAAAGGCGGCTCCCTTCGCCTTCCCTCCTTCTGATTGGCCGCAGCCCGGCAGCCGCCCAATggcggcgcggcgcgggggcgtgcccggcgggcgggggcgTGTCCGCCGCCGTGTCCGCGGCATGGAGGAGCGGCCGCCGCGCCGCTGACCGCGCCGCCATGGCCAAGAGCCGCGGGGGCGCCGGGCCCGGCTCGCCCGGCGGCCACCACAGCCTGGCCGGCACCCGCGAGAGCCTGGCCGAGGCCCCCGCCGACGAGCTCAGCTCCCTCGGCTCCGACTCCGAGGTGAACGGCGGCGGCCCCGAAGAGCGGCGCGTCGACAAGTTCGGCTTCATCGTGGGCAGCCGCAGCGCCGAGGGGCCGTGAgtggggccgggggggggggggaaccgcGCGTCCCCGGGGCTCCCAGCGCTTCCACAGGCCGCTGCCAGCCCCTCCGCCCCCgcagggccgggccgcggggccTCGCCGCTGGGCCGGGCCGGTAACGGCCCTTCCCGTCCCGGAGGGGTGGGTGTTCTCCGCCGCCCTCCTCCCCCGGCGCCGCTCGGGGCCTTGGCGGCCGCTCCCCGGCGCCCCGGGGCGTCTCGGGCCCGCGCCCCGGAAGCGCAGCAGCTCCCGGGGCGGCTGAGGGGTGACAGGGCCCGGCTCGGCCCCGTCTGGCTCCCCCTGGGGCCTGCGGGGCGGCTGGAGCTGTCGTGTGCCCCGGGAACTGCTCCCGGAGCCCCCCGGCAGCAAGCCCCGCGGGTGCCGCACCCCCCgagggagcggggcgggggtcCCGGCCTCCAGTGCCACCCCCGGCTCTGCTGCCGGGACCCCGGGGCGCTGCGGCGGCCGGGGTGTGACGAGAGCCCCGAAAGCTCTGTCCTCTTCCCCCCATCCCTCCTGTCTCCGTGGGGCTGGAAAGCTGCgcccaccagcagcccctccGCCCAGTGCCGGATTCCGGCGTGTTTCTGGCCACCGCGGAGCAGAGGAGGTATCGGGGAGCTGCTGGCCGGCCTCCCCCGCCGAGGGAGGAGGCGAGGTGGCCGAAATCGGTGGCCAGCAGCCCAGGCCGGCCGTGCTGGCCCAAGGTGCTGAGCCCCCGGGGCGGTGCCGGCACCCAGGAATGTGCCCCGGGATGCCGGGGAGCTGGTTCGGCAGCgtgggggggtggtggtgtttGCCTTCCTGGCTGTGGTTTCACAGCAACGCCCGGAGAAGCAGGGGACAGCagcggggagggggcagcctgctcctctctgctcctcaccGCCTGGGACGGCACCCAGAGTGGGCTCCTGCCGGGGTGCTCAGGTTGGGCtgcgtgcctcagtttccccatctaCAAGGAGCAAAGTGTTGGCCCCTCCTAAGCCTGTGGGCATCAGTCGGCTGGTCTGTGGGGAGGGCAGGCACTGGAGGCACCCGGGCAAGGTGCATCACTCCGGGTGATAaaccctgtccctgcctgccgGGATCAGCGCCGCAGGAGCAGGGTGGCCtctcctgctgggctgctgcactTTGTCCTGTCCACACACCACGTTTTGGGGACGCTTGGGAGGTCCCAGCTGTCATGCCTATGGCTGTAGGGGTGTTGCACCCCATCCCAGCCGCACACCGTGCTTTGGGGACGCTCTGGATGTCCTGGCTCTCATCCCTTCggctgtccctgcctgcttgGGGTGGCTGTCCCTGTTCCTGAAGCTCAGCggggtgctggtgctggagacagggtgggggctggggctgagccttCCTCCTGTGCACCACAGACCTGCTGGGGCCCAATCCTCCCAATCCGGGGCTTTTATCCGCTTTCCGTCTGCCCTGGAGTGGATAAACGGGAGCATATGGCCTCCCTCCGTGGCAGCAGACCTGGGGTCCCTGTAGCTGGAAGGGGTTTGGGGAAGCACAGGGAGGGTAAGTGGGGTGTCCCAGCACCCCCGGGGTCCTGGGGGCAGCGGGAAGGGCCAAGCTGTGGGGTGGCTGCCCGCAGTGCAGGTACAGAGGAGCAgcctcccagcccagggcaccTGGCTGCCTCCTGGCCTGGGGTGCCCCCATCTCGGCCATCTGAACTGCCTCTGGTCCTCGCTCCGTGCCCACTGCCAAGCAGCCCTCGGCTGGTCACAGCTTCCAGTCTGGGCTGGCCGGGCTCCAGCAGGCCCACAGCCAGCTCTGAATCCAGCATCCAGGGCTCCCGAGCTTCCCACACCTCGGGGAGCCCCAGCTCCTCCGGTAGCCCGAGCTCCCCAGCTCGGGGCCAGcgctccctccatccctccccgtgccaggctgagctgccGTGGCCGTGCTGAGCAAAGCAGATCCCTTCGGAGGGGGTTTCTCCCTGAAACAATCGCACCAGCCCCGTCTGACCCGCTGGGGCGGGCGGGAccggcagggctgggcagggagcgGGGCAGCGCTGCCAGCTGGATGCGGCCCTGGGCTCgccctgctgctcctttcctgtTCCTAGCGCCCAGAGGTCTGTCCTGCAGCGGGGCTGGGTGCTCTGCACCTCCCCGGGGATGCTCGATGCCCAGATGGGTGTCGTCGGGTTCTCAGAAAGGATCTGGGGGCTCCTGGGATCAGTGTGGCCGTGGGGCTGAGCCCGGGAAGGCATCAGGTCTGCTTCTCCCCTGACGGCCTGAAGGACCTTCTGCTGTCCCCGGGGTGGCTGTGACAAGGCCCTGCTGAGCTGTCTGTCACCCCGGCACCCCGCTGGTGAAAACAGAGGGTGCCTGGGGGGTTGGAGGCTCCTCCACTGCTggcagcatccctgcctgcttcGGCAGGGTTAAATCAGATTCCCTGGCTAGACCCAGCTATGGCTGGAAAACACTCCCGTCCCTCCTGGGGGACCCTCGGCCGGGCTCAGCGCcgggcctggagcagctccaggctttCGGGGTGcgagcagggccagggctgtgctgctgacaTGGTGCTTATGGCCCTAGCTTTCCCCACCCACAGCCAGCCCCCGGGGGGTTGGGCTGTGCTCAGCTCAGGCTCTGGCCGTGCTCCTCGGTTCTTGCCTTCCTGCTGTGCCCGTCTCTGGGCACAGGTCCCTGGGGATGctcgggctctgctcccaagaGGTTTTGGGCTGCGCCAGGGCGGTGATTTATCGGGCAGCGAGTCCTTCTGGCACCACCTGAACACTGGGGCGCTCCAGCGTGTCCTGGGTGGGCTCTGTGCCTGGGGGGAGCAGGCAGGTGGCTGGAGGGAGCTTCTGGGGGGCTGGTGGGGCTCTGCGGTGCCAGCAGGGCTTGCACCCCACGCTGACTGGCCTTTCCCCACGTcccacaggctggaggaggtgcCCTTGGAGGTGCTGCGGCAGCGGGAGTCCAAGTGGCTGGACATGCTTAACAACTGGGACAAGTGGATGGCCAAAAAACACAAGAAGGTGAGTGACAGCCTGGTCCCCTGAGGCTGCCCCAGGACAGCTGCACAGGTGGCAGGGGAGGGACAGCCGGGTACAGCCATGTCCCCTCGGGGCTTTGGGGCAGCCTGGGTGTCACCAGGTCCCCTCAGATGGATGTGTTGCCTTTGGATGATTCCATTGGCTCCAATGGGCTGTTCCCTCCCTGTGATGCTTCTTGTGGTGGGAGGGAAATGGAGCGGGGTAGGGGCTGAGCCTGTGGTCCCCcagccagcctgctcctgctcccgTCTGCTACCCGCCACGCTGGAGCCTTCCTTGGGCTTCtctggctgcctgcaggcagccatGGGAATTGTTCAGTCATGGAAACTTATGGTTTGAGCATCTTGTAGACCAAAAAAAGCTCTGGGTAGGAAATGCTTGAGCTTGATGTGCTTGGCTGCAAGCTGGGGTCCCCAAGAGACCCATGGTGCGTGCTGGGGGTTTGTGTGGCTTGGTTTGTTGGTGCTCCCTGACTTCCTGAGCCTGCAAAAGAGGCAGAGGTGGGATGCAGCAGgtcctgggatgctgctgtgtgTCCCCTGGGAGTGGTGAGGCTGCTGGCACGGGCCAGCAAGCCTGAGAGCAGATGAAAggcctcttcctcctcccccctgtCCTGGCAGAGCCTCCTGGCACTGCTCATGTGCCGTGCTCCTGGAGTGCTGTCCCCGCTCGATGCCTGGGGAACCACGCAGCCATGTCTCATCTATTTCTTGGCCTCTTGCAAAGGATTTGGGAGAGCTTTCCAGGAGGCAGCAGGCGGGCACTCTGTTCTGCAGGCAGTTGCCAGTGCTCCCTGGGCCTGGGTGaaggctccagcagctgcacGGCTGGCAGAGGAGCTCCCCCGTGCTTGGGTTGAGCTCCCTGGGGGGCTTTGTAGTCTGGCAGCAAAAATTCATGTCCAGAGCCTCAGAGGTCTGCTCCAGAGAGCTGCCCTGTGCCTGGTGCCTTGGGGCTGCTCGGGACAGGTTGCCAGGCCTGGCCTGGGGGGCTGTGACAGTCTGTGCTCTGGCAGGAGCccgggtgctgctgctgcccaggagctCCCTGTGCCTCTGGAAAACCCCGGGGCTTTTCTGCCTGCTCTTGGCTGAGTGCCTGGGGATCTCTTGGGCCAGGTCCTGGCAGGCTTACTCACACCTGCACTGCTCCAGTATCCCAAAACGCTCCCTCCCGTTGCTCTCCTGCCTGGATCCGGGTGGTGCTGGGCCGTGGCAGTgccggggctgctccctgcGTTCCCAGCCAAGCCGCAGGAGCACAGACGCGTGGgcggctcctgctgctgggcagggacaggcaccactctggctgctcctctcctccagcatccCTCAGCCCAGCCGTGCTTCTGGTCCCATGGAAGGCCGTGCTGGGATCCAAGGTTCTGGGTACCACCCCCAGGACAGTGGCAATGCAGCCGGTGTGGAGCTGAGGGGATGAGATGCTTGGCTTTGGCCCTGGCTGATCTGAAACCCAGTGAGGTAGCTTCCTTCCTGGCAgctcaggcagcaggaaggggagctggctgggaaagggagcaggcagcagcagcagcagagctgcccacaggGCATCGCCCGCCACCTTTCCTGCCGGCACAAAGGCCTCACAGGGCTCAGGACCTGCCTGGGTAAACAAGCAGCACCGTGTCCAGGGAGCAGCAAACTCCCCTGGGAGCACAGCCTTGCCACCATGCCGCTGGGAAACTCGACCGCCTGCTTCCCAGTGACACCAGcaaactgggaaaaggaagtttGGGAAGGCTGGAGAGGCTTGGGGAACTGTTGGCCGTGGCTCACAGAGCCCTGGCACCTCTGGCAGCTGACACGTGCCACCTGCGCAGGGACGTGAGGCGTGGAGGCCACGCTGGGGTTTTGCAGGGTTTATGTGGGGGAACTGGGCTGAAAGCACCAGTCTCTGGGGGCCTCAGCTTgcaaggctctggggagatgctgctgctgcttccccaggggCAGAGGCAGCGTGTGGGGGGGTCTCTGGTCTTGCTCAAGGCTGGCAGTGGCAGGGTTAAGCCAGCTCAGCCCGTGGTTACCAGCTGGTGCTGCCTTGTCTGGACTTTGGTCCTGGCCAGAGCCTTGAGCCAAGGAAACTGGGCACTGGGAGTCACCCTGGGGAGCTGgctgtgcctggagctgcagccaggcctgcCCATCCACCCAGGGTGAGGCAGGGGGACAGGAtgttcagcagctccctgctcctcacagccccaggggtgagcaggagggctgggggccAGAGAGCTTCCcgtgggctgggctggggagggagttgCCCACTCCCCACCTTGGctccagcatctgctgctccagctcccagcaggatCCTGCTTTGAGGCAGTGCCAGACTTGTTTGGAGCTGTTTGCAAACCACAAAGCCTCGGCTGGGCTCCTGGCAGCCATCTGTTGagtgccaggctggggagaaggggtGAGCAGGGTCCCTGGCTGTGGGTCCCTGTGCCATCCCATAGCTCTGTGTGACACCAAGCGCTGTCATGGGACGTGTGGATGAGTGCTCTGTTCCCAGGGGCTCAGGGAGACATTCtctggggcagggaggcagctggggaCCAGCCtgtggctgtggtgctgggccTGGCTCCCAGCTTGCCCCAGGGCCTCTTTGCTGCCTGGTTTTCCGGTGCCATTTGTGTCTCTCCCTGCAGATCCGGCTGCGGTGCCAGAAGGGGATCCCGCCCTCGCTGCGGGGCCGTGCCTGGCAGTACCTCTCGGGGAGCAAGGTCAAACTGGAGCAGAACATGGGCAAGTTTGATGTGAGTGCCACCTGGGACCCTCCTGCACTGCCAAGGGGGGTGTGCTGGTGGGGGAGGACAGTGTTGGGAAGGCTCTTGTTCCCTCCAGGCCTGGGGCATCTCCTGGGGTCCCAGACATGGGGGAAGAGTCAAGGGGGCTAGAGCCCAGCGTGGGCTGACCCACAACCTGATGGGGCTCATGTTTAGGACACAGCCCAGTCCAGCCTGTGGCTACTCCACGGCTGCCTGGGGCTCACTGTGGGCTCTGTGTGCCAGAGTGGGGTGTTGCTGAGCCcagccctcctctccccaggagctggaTGTCCTGCCGGGGGAGCCCAAGTGGCTGGACGTGATCGAGCGGGATCTCCATCGGCAGTTCCCCTTCCACGAGATGTTTGTCTCGCGCGGAGGCCACGGGTAGGTGGGGCTACTGCATGTCTGCTCCTCAGTAGCCACCGGGCTGGACCCGCACTGTGGGGTGGCCACTGTCTGTCCCAGCTCACAGGGTGTCCCCCGTGGTGTCCCCCGTGGTGTCCCCCGTGGTCATTACACCCACCAGCTCACAGAGTGTCCAGACATGGGCTGAGAACAGGATGACTCTCCAGGGGCTGGTGCAGGGCTTGCAGCCCTTGGCACTGGCTCTGCCACCTGGTGGGGTGGaaactgcagcaggaggagggcagagggagggaCCAGCTGGCTGTGGCCcccatttcacagaatcatacaatcacagaatgtgttggggtggaagggacctttaaaggtcatctagtccaaccccctgcagtgagcaggaacacctttgactagatcaggttgctcagagccacatctaacctggccttgaatgtctccagggatggggcctccaccacctctctgggcaacctgggtgtctcaccaccctcacagtaaagagcttcttcttaatgtctaatctaaatcaaccctgctctagtttaagaccattcccccttgtcccaagtccctccccagctttcctggagccccttcaggcactggaagctgctctaaggtctccctggagccttctcttctccaggctgaacacccccaactctcagcctgtgtcCCTAGAAGAGATGCTCCAGAAAATCACCAGGGAAATGCCATTCCCCCATGTCAGGTAGCTTCCTGGAGTTTATCAAGCTGCCAGAGCCCTGGGTTTGTGTGGATTAGGGCTCCCAGCCAGTGACTGACCCCGGCTTGTGGAAGGAGAGGGCTGGCCAAGTGGCCAGCATCtggtgcccagccctgctgtggccCAAGGGGGAGGCTGCTGGGCCCTGTCTGTGGCCTCAGTCCACCTCTCCCTCCCCGGGCtgtctctgcaggcagcaggacctgTTTCGGGTGCTGAAGGCGTACACGCTGTACCGCCCCGAGGAGGGGTACTGCCAGGCCCAGGCCCCCATCGCCGCCGTGCTGCTCATGCACATGCCAGCTGAGGTAGGAGGGTGGGGACACCCGGTGGCTGGAGGGCTGGGGCCATCGAGGGGCTGTGGGTcgtggggtgctgggggtgggggctgcagggacgTCCTGTAGGGACACCTGGGTGCTCACTGGCTGTCCCTTGCCTTGCAGCAAGCCTTCTGGTGCCTGGTGCAGATCTGTGAGAAGTACCTGCCTGGCTACTACAGTGAGAAGCTGGTGAGTGAAGGGCCCGTGGTGCCTTCAACAGTGGCAGGGATGTGTGATGTCCCCGGGCTGAAAGCTCCCCCCAGAGAAAGAAGGGAGCTTGGTGAGATCCTGGGTGCTCCCACGGTCTCCATGTTGTGCCATGGTCTCCAGGAGCACCAGGAATGAGGGTTCAGCCTaactgtgctgctggcagctgtgggGCATCTCTGCTTCCATAGCTAGGTCTGGAGGGtgggctgctcctcctctggggctggtgggatggTGCTGGGGTGAAGGCACTCGCCAGGAGCTTGGCACTGATGCTGTCCCCACAGGAGGCCATCCAGCTGGATGGGCAGATCCTCTTCTCACTGCTGCACAAGGTCTCACCTGTGGCCTACAAGCACCTGAGCAAGCAGAAGATCGACCCCATCCTCTACATGACAGAGTGGTTCATGTGCGCTTTCTCCCGCACCCTGCCCTGGAGCTCCGTCCTGCGCGTCTGGGACATGTTCTTCTGCGAAGGTAGGAGCTCCTcgccatcctcctcctcctggggtgaccagctgcagcccctgtggTGTCTGGATGGCACTTGGGGCTGCAGCAGTTGTGCTGCCGTGGCAGTTTGTGCCTGGCACGTGGGACCTGTTGTAGGGCAGATGTAGGGCAGCCACCTGGCTGGGGTGGAGACCAGGCTCTTTTCCTGGGGGTTAGAGGGCATGTGCATCCTAAATTTACCCTCATGCCTGTCCTAAGTGCTGGCAGGACCAGGACCAGGTGCCCCACAGCATCTGAGGGACATGGTGGCAGTGTCATTTTCTCCCACTGAGTGCTCACTGCCTCACCTCTCCCCTTGCAGGGGTGAAGATCATCTTCCGGGTGGGCCTGGTGCTGCTCAAACACACCCTGGGCTCCTCGGACAAGCTCAAGTCCTGCCAGGGCCAGTATGAGACCATGGAGAGGCTGAGGGCCCTCAGCCCCAAGATCATGCAGGAGACCTTCTTGGTGCAGGAGGTGAGGTGCTTGAGGGGGAGTCTAGGGGCCAAGTGCACCCCACTTGGCCACACTGCTGGACTGGGCTGCCCCTGGGTGGGTAGAGCTGGAGTAGCATGGGGAGCAAGTCCggaggaggccacggagatgatccaagggctggagcagctctgctctggagacaggctgggagagttggggtgttgagcctggagaagagaaggctccagggagaccttagagcaccttccagtgcctgaaggggctccaggaaagctggggagggacttgggacaagggcagggagggatgggagcagggggaatggctttagagtgaaagaggggagatttaggttggacatgaggaagaaattctttgcagtgagggtggtgagatcctggcccaggttgcccagggaagctgtggctgccccatccctggcagtgttggatggggcttggagcaacctgggctggtgggaggtgtccctgcccatgcagggggttggatctagaagatctttagggtcccttctCACTCACACCAG
The sequence above is a segment of the Apus apus isolate bApuApu2 chromosome 16, bApuApu2.pri.cur, whole genome shotgun sequence genome. Coding sequences within it:
- the TBC1D10A gene encoding TBC1 domain family member 10A isoform X1, which codes for MAKSRGGAGPGSPGGHHSLAGTRESLAEAPADELSSLGSDSEVNGGGPEERRVDKFGFIVGSRSAEGPLEEVPLEVLRQRESKWLDMLNNWDKWMAKKHKKIRLRCQKGIPPSLRGRAWQYLSGSKVKLEQNMGKFDELDVLPGEPKWLDVIERDLHRQFPFHEMFVSRGGHGQQDLFRVLKAYTLYRPEEGYCQAQAPIAAVLLMHMPAEQAFWCLVQICEKYLPGYYSEKLEAIQLDGQILFSLLHKVSPVAYKHLSKQKIDPILYMTEWFMCAFSRTLPWSSVLRVWDMFFCEGVKIIFRVGLVLLKHTLGSSDKLKSCQGQYETMERLRALSPKIMQETFLVQEVIELPVTERQIEREHLIQLKKWRETHGELQCKSPPRLHGAKAISEAEPPTRKALEPTPSIIVSPGPAPVPKARKSKEKSREKSPASPANGPGAEGNGAPGSTRELLHPQVSPHHQSKESLTSRESEDTYL
- the TBC1D10A gene encoding TBC1 domain family member 10A isoform X2 encodes the protein MAKSRGGAGPGSPGGHHSLAGTRESLAEAPADELSSLGSDSEVNGGGPEERRVDKFGFIVGSRSAEGPLEEVPLEVLRQRESKWLDMLNNWDKWMAKKHKKIRLRCQKGIPPSLRGRAWQYLSGSKVKLEQNMGKFDELDVLPGEPKWLDVIERDLHRQFPFHEMFVSRGGHGQQDLFRVLKAYTLYRPEEGYCQAQAPIAAVLLMHMPAEQAFWCLVQICEKYLPGYYSEKLEAIQLDGQILFSLLHKVSPVAYKHLSKQKIDPILYMTEWFMCAFSRTLPWSSVLRVWDMFFCEGVKIIFRVGLVLLKHTLGSSDKLKSCQGQYETMERLRALSPKIMQETFLVQEVIELPVTERQIEREHLIQLKKWRETHGELQCKSPPRLHGAKAISEAEPPTRKALEPTPSIIVSPGPAPVPKARKSKEKSREKSPASPANGPGAEGNGAPGSTRELLHPQ